In the genome of Planctomyces sp. SH-PL62, the window AGGACGGCCTGGCCGACGGTTCCATCGCCTACGCCGGCCCCGAGGTCGACGAGGCCTACATCCAGGCCGTCGTCGGCGAGTCGGTCAGCCACGCGCGAGGGGTCTCGATCGTCTATACGCCGCTGCACGGCGTCGGCGAGTCGTCGGTGGCCGCTGCGCTGAAGGCCGACGGCTTCATGGACGTGAACATCCTGGCCTCCCAACGCACCCAGGACGGCGACTTTCCGAACGTGCCGAACCACGTTTCGAACCCCGAGAATCCGTCGGCCCTGGCGGCGGCGATCGCCGAGGCCCGCGCCACCGGGGCGGACCTGGTGCTCGCCAGCGACCCCGATGCGGACCGCGTCGGCGTCGGCCTCCCCAAAACCGCCGACCCCAAGGGCGAGTGGACGACCCTCGACGGCAATCAGATCGGCGTCCTGATCGCGGCCTTCGTCATGAAGCAGTACGCCGACCGCGGCCGGCTCCGCCCCGATCACTACCTCGTCACCACCCTGGTCTCGACCCAGATGGCGAAGGCGTTGGCCCGTCGCGAGGGGGTGCGGATCGAGGACGACCTGCTCGTCGGCTTCAAGTGGATCGCCGAGCGGATCGACGCCGCCGGGCCGGTCGGCTTCCTGTTCGGATTCGAGGAATCGCACGGCTACGTCAAGGGGACCTACGTCCGCGACAAGGACGCCGCCGTCGCCTCGCTGCTGTTCGCCGAGCTGGCCGCGACCTGCAAGGATCGCAGCCAGAGTGTGCTCGAATACCTGGACGACCTCTACGTCGACGTCGGCCATTACGGCGAGCGGCTCATCAACAAGACCTACACCGGTCGCGAGGGGCTCGACAAGATCCGCTCGCTCATGAAGGCGTTCCGCGAGGCCCCGCCGAAGACCGTCGCCGGCCTCCCCGTGACCGAGGTCTACGACTACAAGACCCACGAGATCCGCGACCTGGTCGGCTCGGGCGAGGCCCGCCCCCTCCCCCAGCCCTCGGGCGACCTCCTGCTCTTCCACACCGGCCGCGAGGGGGTCCGCTTCGCCGCCCGTCCCTCGGGTACGGAGCCCAAGATCAAGTTCTACCTCTTCGCCCGCACCGCCGTCGACGGCCCCGATTCGCTCCCGGCCGCCAAGGCCGATACCGAGGCGGTCCTTGACCAGATGACCCGTGACATCGAAAAATACCTCGAGGACGTGAAATAGGTCGACACCCACGCGTCCGGGCCGCCCCGCCGGGGCGGCCCGCGCGTCCGCGGAGCCCGCATGTCTGACACCAAGGCCGAAGACGCGCCCAAGCCCGCCGAGAAGGTCCGCAAGTTCCCGAATACGCCGGGCGTGTATCTGATGAAGGACTCGCAGGGCCGGGTCATCTACATCGGCAAGGCGAAGAACCTCCGCGCGCGGGCCGGCTCGTATTTCAACAAGGCGGCCGAGCAGGACCGTCGCATCGTCAACTGGATCGGCGAGGTCGCGGACGTCGACCATCTGCCGGCCGACAGCGAGGTGGACGCCCTCCTGATGGAGGCCCGCCTCATCAAGGACATCCAGCCCAAGCACAACCGGGATCTCAAGGACGACAAGAGCTTCCCCTACCTCCAGATCACCACCGGCGAGGACTTCCCCCGCGTCAACTTCACCCGCGAACCGCTCGACTCCGGCGTGAAGCTTTACGGCCCATTTCCCCGGGCCAAGAGCCTCCGGGGCGCGCTCCAGGTCCTCCAGCGGATCTTCAAGTTCCGCACGTGCTCGCTCGACATCGAGGAGGACGACCCCCGCTGGCGCTGGTTCCGCCCCTGCCTGCTGGCCTCGATCGACCAGTGCACCGCCCCCTGCAACCTGCGGATCGACCGCGAGACCTACCGGCGCGACATCCACCGCCTCCGCCTCTTCCTCGACGGCAAGAAGGACGTGCTGCTCAAGGAGATGGACGAGGAGATGCGCGAGGCCGGCAGGGCCCTGCAGTTCGAGAAGGCGGCCCGAATCCGCGACGAGATCAAGGCGCTCATGAACCTCAACCTCCGGGGCGACCTGGCCAAGCACGCCCAGCCCGAGGTCTTCTACATCGACCCCCGAAAGGGGCTCAAGGGGCTCCAGCGGGTCCTCCACCTGGAGTCGACCCCCCGCACCATCGACGGCGTCGACATCGCCCACCTGGGGGGGACCGAGACCGTCGGCTCGCTCGTGACCTTCGTCGACGGCCTCCCCTTCAAGCCCGGATACCGCCGCTACCGGATCAAGAGCGTGGCGGGCATCGACGACTTCGCCTCGATCCGCGAGGTCGTCGGCCGCAGGATCGACGGCCTCCGCGAGCGCGACGAGCCGTTCCCGGACATCTTCCTGATCGACGGCGGCAAGGGCCAACTCCACGCCGCCCTCGACGCCTTCGAGGCCAAGGGCGTCACGCCGCCGACCATCATCTCGCTCGCCAAGCGCGAGGAGGAAATCTACGTCCCCGGCCGACCCGACCCCATCGTCCTCCGCCGCCGCGCCTTCGCCCTCCGCCTCCTCCAGTACGTCCGGGACGAGGCCCACCGCTTCGCCCAGCACTACCACCATATGCTCCGCAAGAAGCGGGTGCTCGGCGAGGACGAGTGATCCCAATTGGCTTCGATCGTACCAGCCGGATTTCGAAGCCAATTGTCTCAAAGTCTGTCTAGGCATGATTTTATGAGTCGTCGGCCGGCCTTGCAATTGGGTTCGTTCGGCGTTTTTCGTGAGGCTCCTCACTTAACTCCCCCGGGTTCCGGCGACACCCCGATCGCCGCCTCCCGACCCCCTCGAGCTTGTGGTGTTAACTGAGGGGCGTCCTTTTCGTTCCATCCTCATCAAGCCGTCCTCAAGCTCCGCGAGGCACCGGCCGATCGACGTCCGGCGCGAGGCGCGGTCCCGCAGAGTAGAGGATGCCCATTTATCCGTAATGGCGCGGCCGAACTTCGCACGCCGACGCCTGACCGACCCCGCTTTCATCCGACCGCTGCAGACCTGGATGGATCTCTCAAGGGCGCGGGTCGTCGAATCGGCATGGCCGGGATCGGTCGCTTCGACTAGACTCCCGCGCCGGCTCGGCTGAGGGAGCCGGGATGCGTCGATGAAGACATTCGTGACGGCGACTCGGGCCGGGGCCCCAAGTTCGATCGTCCAGCCACAGCCCCGACCCTGCCGAACGACCTATCCCGGAACGATGCGGTTTCGGGGAAGGCGAGGATCGCGAGGCCGGGGATTCCCAGGGATGGGGAGACTTTCATGAGCACGGGGACGCACGGGAGATTGTTGCTCGTCGAGGACGAAGACGTGCTGCGACGGCTGGTCCACCAGTTCCTGGAGCTCGAGAACTATGAGGTCGCGCCGGCCGCTGACGGCCAGGAGGCGGTCGAGGTGTACGCCGATCGCGGCCCCTTCGACGTGGTCCTGCTCGACCTGAACCTGCCCAGGTTGCCGGGCGTCGAGGCCTGCCGGCAGATCAAGCGGATGAACCCGGCGCAGCCGTTTCTGGTCTGCAGCGCGGCGATCCTGGAGTCGCATTTCGAGGCGCTCGCCGCGCTCGGCGTGCACGACACCCTGGGCAAGCCCTACCACCCCAGGGAGCTGCTTACGCGGATTCGGTGCCTCATGGGGACCGTCGCCGACGCGACGGCGGGCGGCGTCCATCCGGGAAGGCCCTGGCGGATCGACGGCGGGGCGGCGACGGGACGTCGGTCGTCCGCCTTGTCGGAAGCTCGTGCGTTGGAGTAAGCTGAGGGGATCGTGCGCGAGGGAGCGGAACCGTCCGGAGCCCATCGCGAGCCACTTCGCAAGGCCACGCCTTGCCGCTCATCCTTTCTTTTCTCGGAAGATGCGAGGGACGGTTTCATGGCTGGGAAACCGCTGAATCGAATGGAACTGCGACGCCAGAGCGAGGCCGCGGAGCCTCTCGATCCCATGGAGGACGAGAACGACGCGGCCGTCGAGGACGTCGAAGAAGAAGAGGTCGTCGGCCGGCGTCCCAAGAAGAAGGCCAAGGCCCCGGCGAAGACCAAGGCCAAGACCTCGCGCGCCGCGAAGCCGGCCGCCCGCATGAAGATCGTCTGGGTGGTCATGAACGACGCCTACAAGGCCGTCGGGACCTTCGAATACAACCAGAAGGAAGCCGCCGAAGCCCGGGCCGCCGAATTGACCGCCAAGGGCAAGGGGACCCACTTCGTCCAGCGCACCAAGGAAGAGATGCCGGCCGACGCGCCGGGCATCGGCGCCTCCATCCCGCGCCCCGAAGTCACGCCGTCGCGGGCGAAGGCCGCCGCCAAGGCGGCCGTCAAGGCGGTCGAGGCCGTCGTCGAGGACGAGGTCGACGACGACGATGACGACGACGAGGGCGATACCGACGTCGAAGACGACTCCGACGACGACGACGAATAAGCCTCACGACGCTGAGGCCTCCGCACCCCGGACTCGCCTCGACCACGCCCGGCGTGGTCGAGGCCCCCTCTCTCTCGATCAAATCGGTCTCCCCTTCGCCTTCCCCGTCCCGCCTCGCCGGCTTTCGCGGGTTCCCGCTCGCAACGGCGGATCGCTCCGGATACCCTGGATTTCCACCCCGGACGCCCATCCGGCCTCGGCCTTCGCGCGCGAGGCCTCGACGCATTCCACCCGAGGAACCCGCCGCGATGCTCCTCTCGACGGTCCTGCTGTTCGGCCTCCTCCCCGCCGTCCCGGCCCAGGCCCCGACGTCTCCTCCGGTCGAGGAGCTGGCGACGGTGGCCGAGAAAAGCGGCTTCAAGGCCACGGCGCGTCACGAGGACGTCGTCGCGCTTTGCCGTAAACTCGCCGAGAAGTCGCCGAACGTCGTCTTCTCCGAGCTGGGCCGATCCGACGAAGGCCGCCCCCTGCCCCTCCTGATTTTCGCCGATCCGCCGGTGAAGACCCCCGCCCAGGCGGCCGCCTCGGGCAAGCTCGTCGTAATGGCGATCGGCGACATCCACGGCGGCGAGGTCTGCGGCAAGGAGGGGCTGCTGATGCTCGCCCGCGAGCTGGCCGTCGAGCCCCATCCCGAGTTGCTCAAGAACCTGATCGTCGTCGTCGCCCCCCTGTACAACGCCGACGGCAACGAGCGGATCGCCAAAGACAATCGCCCCGGCCAGGTCGGGCCCGAGGAGGGGATGGGCGTCCGCGGCAACGCGCGCGGGCTGGACCTCAACCGCGATTTCATCAAGCTCGAAGCCCCCGAGACCCTCGCCCTGGTGAAGTTCCTCAACGAGTGGGACCCCCACATCGTCCTCGACACGCACACGACCAACGGCTCGCACCACCGATACACGATCACCTATGACGGCCCCCGGAACCCCTCGGGCGACCCCAGCCTGATCCGGTACGCCCGGACGAAGCTCTTCCCCGCGTTGACGGCCGCGTTCAAGCAGACCACGGGGCTGGATTCCTACTACTACGGCAGCTTCGGGGGGGGCCACGACCGATGGGAGGGATTCCCCGCGCTGGGGCGATTCGGCACGAACTACGTCGGGCTTCGCAATCGGATCGGCATCCTGTCTGAAGCGTACGCCTACGCCCCTTACGAGACGCGCGTGCTGGCCACCCGCGACTTCGCGCGGGAGTGCCTGAAGTACGCATCGACGAATCAAGATGAGATCAAGAAGCTGCTGGACGACGCCCGCAAGGCGGCGGAGGTCCGGTCGCCGGCCGAGCCCCGACGCGTCGCGCTCCGCTCCGAGCCCCGTCCGCTGGCCGACGCCGAGCCGATCCTGGGCTACGTCGAGAAGGAGGAGGACGGCCGTCGCGCGGCGACGGACGAGCCCCGCGACTACCGTTCGAAGGTCATGGTCGACTTCGAGGCCGTCGAGACGGCGGTCCGCCCCTTCGCTTACCTCCTCTCCGCCGACCAGGCCGAGGCGGCCGCCCTGCTCCAGCGCCACGGGATCCGGGTGGAGGAGCTGCGCGAGGACCTCGACCTGGAGGTGGAGGTCTCTCGCATCGACGAGATCACCCGACCGGAGTCGTCGGGATGGGATCGCCAGGACGTCCGCGAGCTGCGGGTCTCGCCGAGGACCGAGCCCCGCCGCGTGCTCGCCGGAACCCTCGTGGTGCGCGACGCGCAGCCGCTCGGGGCGCTGGCCGCCTACTTGCTCGAACCGCGCTCGGAGGACGGGCTCGCGACCTGGAGGACGTTTCCCGGCCTCAGGGCGGGGGATGACTTCCCCGTGCTGCGGCTGGCCGCGCCGGCCGAGCTTCTGACGACCCCCGCCCGGGATTACGCCGAGCCGAAGTCGGGCCTCC includes:
- a CDS encoding UvrB/UvrC motif-containing protein produces the protein MSDTKAEDAPKPAEKVRKFPNTPGVYLMKDSQGRVIYIGKAKNLRARAGSYFNKAAEQDRRIVNWIGEVADVDHLPADSEVDALLMEARLIKDIQPKHNRDLKDDKSFPYLQITTGEDFPRVNFTREPLDSGVKLYGPFPRAKSLRGALQVLQRIFKFRTCSLDIEEDDPRWRWFRPCLLASIDQCTAPCNLRIDRETYRRDIHRLRLFLDGKKDVLLKEMDEEMREAGRALQFEKAARIRDEIKALMNLNLRGDLAKHAQPEVFYIDPRKGLKGLQRVLHLESTPRTIDGVDIAHLGGTETVGSLVTFVDGLPFKPGYRRYRIKSVAGIDDFASIREVVGRRIDGLRERDEPFPDIFLIDGGKGQLHAALDAFEAKGVTPPTIISLAKREEEIYVPGRPDPIVLRRRAFALRLLQYVRDEAHRFAQHYHHMLRKKRVLGEDE
- a CDS encoding response regulator transcription factor, which codes for MSTGTHGRLLLVEDEDVLRRLVHQFLELENYEVAPAADGQEAVEVYADRGPFDVVLLDLNLPRLPGVEACRQIKRMNPAQPFLVCSAAILESHFEALAALGVHDTLGKPYHPRELLTRIRCLMGTVADATAGGVHPGRPWRIDGGAATGRRSSALSEARALE
- a CDS encoding phospho-sugar mutase, giving the protein MMTVDVALTKIQEAERGGRLSATAAAGMKRWLEEAPFARYREKLLHDVEAENWKQLDNAFFTVLEFGTGGRRGVMYPIGTNVLNDRTIAESARGLADYIQAKKGPGAACSCVIARDTRHNSPEFAELCARVMAAAGVKVHLFKDARSTPLLSFAVRHLGCDAGIMITASHNPPADNGFKCYAATGGQVIPPDDAGIIACVEQASDRDIPEKSLEDGLADGSIAYAGPEVDEAYIQAVVGESVSHARGVSIVYTPLHGVGESSVAAALKADGFMDVNILASQRTQDGDFPNVPNHVSNPENPSALAAAIAEARATGADLVLASDPDADRVGVGLPKTADPKGEWTTLDGNQIGVLIAAFVMKQYADRGRLRPDHYLVTTLVSTQMAKALARREGVRIEDDLLVGFKWIAERIDAAGPVGFLFGFEESHGYVKGTYVRDKDAAVASLLFAELAATCKDRSQSVLEYLDDLYVDVGHYGERLINKTYTGREGLDKIRSLMKAFREAPPKTVAGLPVTEVYDYKTHEIRDLVGSGEARPLPQPSGDLLLFHTGREGVRFAARPSGTEPKIKFYLFARTAVDGPDSLPAAKADTEAVLDQMTRDIEKYLEDVK